A single window of Leptospiraceae bacterium DNA harbors:
- a CDS encoding glycosyltransferase family 4 protein codes for MQKSNDIRKVAFLGDYLPRKCGIATFTTDLRTSIAQEFKTMQCLVVPVNDIESNYDYPTEVRFEIAEQDLPSYLRAADFLNITNVDVLCIQHEFGIYGGLAGSHVLALMHELQMPIVTTLHTILREPNLEQRRVMRELIRLSTRLVVMTEKGKEFLLDIYQVPENKIDLIPHGIPDMPFADPNYFKDEFGVAGKQVLLTFGLLSPNKGIEFALRALPRIVKDFPNIVFIVVGQTHPNLLRNEGELYRLSLERLAKDLGVQKHVVFFNRFVEQGELMRFIGAADIYLTPYLTEAQITSGTLAYAFGAGNAVISTPYWHAKELLANNRGKLIPFQDANSIADAVIDLLHDESFRHSLRKNAFQIGRDMVWSNVARNYVKSFYQAGQDHSFVGRKSSPIKTLDEQPDQLPALKFDHLFRLSDSTGIFQHASFTVPNFAEGYCTDDNARALLLTLMLKKSGNSVHRINELAATYSAFLNHAFNRQSHRFRNFMSFDRRWLDDVGSEDCHGHALWALGYCVGNGENGSLPMLAAELFEKALPVAAEFTSPRAWALTLIGIDHYLKRLSGDRRASQIQESLVAKLLQRYADAASEDWLWFEDMLSYVNAKLSHALILSGKRTNNQTALDIGLKTLQWLVKLQTSEAGSFQPVGSNGFFQKGGERAIFDQQPIEAYAMASACIEAYYATGDMHWATEARRAFEWFLGRNDLGLALYDSNTGGCRDGLHRDRVSQNEGCESTLAFLLALSEMQGLQSTLISFKDSIGE; via the coding sequence ATGCAAAAATCAAACGATATCCGCAAGGTTGCATTCCTTGGCGATTATCTTCCTCGCAAATGTGGCATAGCTACATTTACCACCGACCTACGCACCTCTATAGCGCAGGAGTTCAAAACTATGCAATGTCTAGTTGTTCCAGTCAATGATATAGAGAGTAATTATGATTATCCCACGGAAGTGCGATTTGAAATTGCAGAGCAAGATTTACCTTCTTACTTGCGTGCAGCTGATTTTTTAAATATAACTAATGTAGATGTATTATGTATTCAACATGAGTTTGGGATATATGGTGGTTTGGCGGGAAGTCATGTGCTTGCCCTAATGCATGAATTACAAATGCCAATTGTCACAACACTTCATACTATATTACGCGAACCCAATTTAGAGCAAAGACGCGTTATGCGCGAATTGATACGACTATCTACCCGCCTAGTTGTAATGACAGAGAAAGGAAAAGAATTTCTTCTCGATATTTACCAAGTGCCCGAAAATAAAATAGACCTAATTCCCCATGGAATTCCAGATATGCCTTTTGCTGATCCAAATTATTTTAAAGATGAGTTTGGCGTTGCCGGTAAACAGGTGTTACTCACATTCGGTCTTTTGTCTCCCAATAAAGGAATTGAATTTGCATTAAGAGCGCTTCCAAGAATTGTAAAAGATTTTCCGAATATAGTATTCATTGTAGTGGGACAGACTCATCCCAATCTACTTCGCAATGAAGGAGAGTTGTACCGATTAAGTCTCGAAAGATTGGCGAAAGATTTGGGAGTCCAGAAACATGTCGTTTTTTTTAATCGGTTTGTTGAGCAAGGCGAACTCATGCGTTTTATCGGAGCAGCAGATATATATTTAACTCCCTATCTCACGGAAGCACAAATTACATCTGGAACTTTGGCTTATGCATTTGGAGCGGGTAATGCTGTTATATCTACACCCTATTGGCACGCAAAAGAACTGTTAGCCAATAATCGAGGAAAGTTAATCCCCTTTCAGGATGCAAACTCCATTGCCGATGCTGTAATTGATTTACTACATGATGAATCCTTTCGTCATTCTCTTCGTAAAAATGCATTTCAAATTGGAAGAGATATGGTTTGGAGTAATGTGGCTCGAAATTATGTAAAGTCTTTTTATCAGGCAGGTCAAGATCATAGTTTCGTAGGAAGAAAGTCTTCTCCTATTAAGACACTTGATGAACAGCCAGATCAATTACCTGCTTTAAAGTTTGATCATCTTTTCCGATTGAGTGATTCGACTGGAATTTTTCAACATGCTAGTTTTACCGTTCCCAATTTTGCAGAAGGATATTGCACCGACGATAATGCGAGGGCATTACTGCTTACTTTGATGCTTAAAAAATCAGGAAATAGTGTTCACCGGATAAATGAATTAGCCGCTACTTATTCTGCGTTTTTAAATCATGCATTTAATCGGCAAAGTCATCGGTTTCGAAATTTTATGAGTTTTGATAGGCGTTGGTTGGATGATGTTGGCTCTGAAGATTGTCATGGCCATGCACTCTGGGCTTTAGGTTATTGTGTAGGAAATGGGGAGAATGGAAGTTTGCCGATGCTTGCCGCTGAGCTATTTGAAAAGGCTTTACCTGTTGCGGCTGAATTTACTTCTCCTCGCGCATGGGCATTAACACTCATTGGTATAGATCATTATCTAAAGCGGCTAAGCGGTGATAGACGAGCTAGTCAAATCCAAGAATCTTTAGTTGCTAAATTATTACAACGTTATGCGGATGCAGCGAGTGAAGATTGGCTGTGGTTTGAAGATATGCTTTCCTATGTAAATGCAAAACTTTCTCATGCATTGATCTTGAGCGGTAAACGGACAAATAACCAGACTGCTCTCGATATTGGACTTAAAACATTACAATGGCTGGTTAAGTTACAAACCTCTGAGGCAGGTTCATTTCAACCAGTTGGATCGAATGGTTTTTTCCAAAAGGGAGGCGAGAGAGCAATTTTTGATCAACAGCCAATTGAAGCATATGCAATGGCATCTGCCTGCATAGAAGCATACTATGCGACAGGCGATATGCATTGGGCAACCGAAGCACGCAGGGCATTTGAATGGTTTTTAGGAAGAAATGATTTAGGATTAGCATTGTATGATTCAAATACCGGAGGTTGTAGAGATGGACTTCATCGAGATCGAGTTAGTCAAAATGAAGGATGTGAGTCTACTCTTGCATTTCTATTAGCACTCAGTGAAATGCAGGGATTACAAAGCACTCTAATTAGTTTCAAAGATTCGATAGGAGAATAA
- a CDS encoding glycoside hydrolase family 130 protein: MEKEKHSKEIDNSKNKIETVHAKRIGPTLTPDRSRVLMRPFFPVKKEIARRIVSQVMTLTDLEVTDLLTQVLGEFEDRHEHVELIFKNRYLQVHKFIGDLEDTSVERQTLIGSYFSHEYSPESAALFNPSIVLHPDQTGLPSGSIRFILSLRATGEGHISSITFRTGNINAKHRVTLTPSVPFVVEPKPITNLVYEKGLFARKLKEAGLTNYFCGQVLEQLDEKFILDDLRTVLEKESKKMGSFDVIIDRAAHGILLLAESNFEVEFNINSQTSQRVLFPSVPSQSNGIEDARFVRFEEEDHSFTYYATYTAYDGKITLPQMLETKDFVHFKFLTLNGPAVQNKGMALFPKRINGAYAMLSRQDDENILLMYSDNIHFWQTPTLLLKPKEPWEFVKIGTCGSPIETDAGWLVLSHGVGPMRRYCLGAFLLDLKDPSRVIGRLREPLLVPNEAEREGYVPNVVYTCGSILHGKELIIPYAMSDYGTSFASVGLEELLAAMV; encoded by the coding sequence ATGGAAAAAGAAAAACATTCAAAAGAAATAGATAATTCGAAGAATAAAATAGAAACTGTTCATGCAAAAAGAATTGGACCCACACTTACACCGGATCGTTCGCGTGTGTTAATGCGTCCGTTCTTCCCAGTGAAAAAAGAAATAGCAAGAAGAATAGTTTCACAGGTAATGACTCTGACTGATTTAGAAGTCACTGATTTACTCACGCAAGTATTGGGTGAATTTGAAGATAGGCATGAGCATGTGGAGCTAATCTTTAAAAACCGCTACTTACAAGTTCATAAATTCATAGGTGATTTAGAAGATACTTCCGTTGAGCGGCAAACATTAATTGGCTCTTACTTTTCACATGAATATTCTCCTGAATCAGCGGCATTGTTTAATCCTTCTATTGTTCTTCATCCCGACCAAACAGGACTTCCTTCTGGATCTATTCGTTTTATCTTAAGTCTTCGGGCAACAGGAGAAGGACATATTTCTTCTATAACATTTCGAACAGGCAATATAAACGCAAAACATAGAGTTACCCTTACACCATCTGTTCCATTTGTAGTAGAGCCAAAACCAATAACTAACTTAGTGTATGAGAAGGGGCTATTTGCTCGTAAACTCAAAGAGGCAGGGTTGACTAACTATTTTTGTGGGCAAGTATTAGAGCAATTAGATGAGAAATTTATTTTAGATGATTTGCGAACGGTGCTTGAAAAAGAAAGTAAAAAGATGGGCTCCTTTGACGTAATCATAGATCGTGCTGCTCATGGTATATTGCTATTAGCCGAATCTAACTTTGAAGTAGAGTTTAATATAAATAGTCAAACTTCTCAGAGAGTTTTGTTTCCTTCTGTGCCTAGTCAGAGTAATGGAATTGAAGATGCGAGATTTGTTCGCTTCGAAGAGGAGGATCATAGTTTTACTTATTATGCAACCTACACAGCCTATGATGGTAAAATAACTTTACCACAAATGTTAGAAACAAAAGATTTTGTGCACTTTAAATTTCTTACACTCAATGGACCAGCAGTGCAAAACAAAGGTATGGCTTTATTTCCCAAAAGAATAAATGGAGCCTACGCAATGTTATCCCGTCAAGACGATGAGAATATTCTACTTATGTATTCGGATAATATTCATTTCTGGCAAACACCTACCTTACTCTTAAAACCAAAAGAACCCTGGGAATTTGTAAAAATTGGTACTTGTGGATCACCAATTGAGACTGATGCTGGTTGGTTGGTTTTAAGTCATGGAGTAGGACCGATGCGCAGATACTGTTTGGGTGCATTTTTATTGGATTTAAAAGATCCTTCGCGGGTAATCGGTCGTTTGCGTGAACCACTTCTTGTTCCGAACGAAGCTGAAAGAGAAGGTTATGTTCCAAATGTTGTATATACTTGTGGTTCTATTTTGCATGGGAAAGAATTGATTATCCCCTACGCGATGAGCGATTATGGAACAAGTTTTGCATCCGTAGGTCTAGAGGAACTTTTAGCTGCAATGGTCTGA
- a CDS encoding DUF1566 domain-containing protein, producing the protein MYRKLLIPTISVIFLITSIIFAQEAPPDSVGEVFTDSRSGLTWQKCSLGQSSNSTCSVTATTLTWSNAISYCNNLALRDGKIWRVPQINELKTLVDSTKTSEPTLNSANFPSNPIGNYWSSTSHPNGATTAFFVNFSNGSVGNATKGNFYYVRCILGQ; encoded by the coding sequence ATGTATCGCAAACTTTTAATCCCTACAATATCAGTAATATTTTTAATTACATCTATCATTTTTGCACAAGAAGCACCTCCAGACTCTGTCGGAGAAGTTTTCACTGACAGTAGATCAGGACTTACTTGGCAAAAATGCAGTCTTGGGCAAAGCAGTAATTCTACCTGTTCGGTAACAGCGACTACTTTAACTTGGAGTAATGCTATTTCCTATTGCAATAATTTAGCCCTAAGAGATGGGAAAATTTGGCGTGTGCCTCAAATCAATGAATTAAAGACACTAGTTGATTCTACAAAAACAAGTGAACCAACCCTAAACTCTGCTAATTTCCCTTCTAACCCAATTGGAAATTATTGGTCGTCTACTTCTCATCCAAATGGAGCGACTACCGCTTTTTTTGTAAATTTTTCAAACGGCAGTGTAGGCAACGCTACAAAAGGTAATTTCTATTATGTGCGATGTATTTTAGGTCAGTAG
- a CDS encoding DUF1566 domain-containing protein, translating to MYFPANVNDLYWTSTEFASNTNNAWGVNFSNANTSNGLKTITNYVRCVSQ from the coding sequence TTGTATTTTCCGGCAAATGTGAATGATCTTTATTGGACTTCTACGGAGTTCGCTTCGAATACAAATAATGCATGGGGAGTCAATTTCTCGAATGCAAATACAAGCAATGGCCTGAAGACTATTACCAACTATGTACGTTGTGTCTCTCAATAG
- a CDS encoding diguanylate cyclase, with amino-acid sequence MKDTDIIKPILINKLTLKFNDVAFEKNFKDNYYIDSLPIHRFAIILAVILYALFAYLDIWMSPISKEKIWFIRFGIVVPTLIITFISTFFSAFKNINQWLFAANGIFLGLGIVTMIGLTDEKELGHNYYFTGLLLVIMWIYTFSRLRFALATFSAWLVTTAYFFVIIYIHNILSVSPALFLNHLFFFMSSNIIGIFAVYYFEFYYRKNFIHINNIELKREKQLNERLIKIDKIKDEFLSNTSHELRTPVHGIIGISESLIDGATGKLQPETIRNLKMVVSSGKRLSNLINDILDFSKLKNRDIDLQSQSTDIRQLFEIVISVIKSTMKGNGITIYNEISEFIPSVYGDENRIQQIIYNLIGNAVKFTNSGYVKVSATEKNDFVEICVEDSGIGIDKNKFEDIFKSFEQADSSIARNYGGTGIGLSITKKLVELHKGQIWVESELGLGSKFYFTLPKSQTDAEKKVIKTDPEISLEAENEFPIEEISMILKTENENTKVKILVVDDELINVQVLTNHLSLQSYQVDTASDGIEALKKIKDNDYDLVLLDIMMPKMSGYEVCNNLREVKSIYDLPVIMLTAKNQPQDIVVGFDMGANDYLVKPFEKTELLARVKTLVSLKMSVRDAIENAKLANTDMLTGLDNRRYLFEQANHEFDLAKGSNKNLSLLMLDIDHFKKFNDTYGHDTGDEIIKMVARGLRKATRELDIIGRYGGEEFTVILPNTDSVEAMAVAENIRKTIEQRTFISEKYGELKCTISIGVAVLSKHSYKIQDLFKMADNNLYTAKRNGRNRVEID; translated from the coding sequence ATGAAAGATACAGATATTATAAAACCAATTTTAATTAATAAATTGACTCTTAAATTTAACGATGTAGCTTTCGAAAAAAACTTCAAAGATAATTACTATATAGATTCACTTCCCATTCATCGATTCGCAATTATCCTTGCCGTAATTTTATATGCGTTATTCGCCTATCTTGACATATGGATGTCCCCTATTTCAAAAGAAAAAATTTGGTTTATCCGTTTTGGAATTGTAGTGCCAACTTTAATTATTACTTTCATTTCTACTTTTTTTTCTGCCTTCAAAAATATCAACCAATGGTTGTTTGCCGCTAACGGGATTTTTCTAGGGCTTGGAATCGTCACAATGATCGGATTGACTGACGAGAAAGAACTTGGGCATAACTATTATTTTACAGGGCTCCTTCTTGTAATAATGTGGATTTATACTTTCTCTCGTTTACGTTTTGCTTTAGCAACTTTCTCAGCATGGTTAGTAACGACCGCTTATTTTTTTGTCATTATTTATATTCACAATATTCTTTCTGTATCCCCTGCTCTATTTCTAAATCATCTCTTTTTTTTCATGAGTTCAAACATCATCGGAATCTTTGCAGTTTATTATTTTGAATTTTATTATAGAAAAAATTTCATTCATATCAATAACATAGAATTGAAACGGGAAAAACAACTCAATGAACGATTAATTAAAATTGATAAAATCAAAGATGAATTTCTATCCAATACATCACACGAACTCCGAACTCCAGTTCACGGGATAATCGGTATTAGTGAATCTCTCATTGATGGGGCTACAGGTAAACTACAACCGGAGACTATTCGAAATCTAAAAATGGTTGTTTCTAGCGGAAAACGATTATCTAACTTAATTAACGATATACTGGATTTTTCAAAACTTAAAAATAGAGACATTGACTTACAAAGTCAATCAACCGATATAAGGCAATTATTCGAAATAGTTATTTCAGTAATTAAATCAACCATGAAAGGAAATGGAATTACAATCTATAACGAAATTTCCGAATTTATACCCTCTGTTTATGGAGATGAAAATAGAATTCAACAAATTATCTACAATCTAATTGGAAATGCTGTTAAATTCACAAATAGTGGATACGTTAAAGTATCCGCTACTGAAAAGAATGATTTCGTAGAAATATGTGTAGAAGATTCTGGTATTGGAATTGATAAAAATAAATTCGAAGATATTTTTAAATCATTCGAACAAGCGGACAGTTCAATTGCTCGCAACTACGGTGGAACAGGAATTGGTTTAAGTATTACAAAAAAATTAGTAGAATTACATAAGGGACAAATTTGGGTCGAATCAGAACTCGGATTGGGTTCCAAATTTTATTTTACACTCCCAAAAAGCCAAACAGACGCTGAAAAAAAAGTAATAAAAACTGATCCAGAAATTTCATTGGAGGCGGAAAACGAATTTCCTATAGAGGAAATTTCTATGATTCTAAAAACAGAAAATGAAAACACAAAAGTAAAAATTTTAGTCGTCGATGATGAACTCATTAATGTGCAAGTCCTTACTAACCATCTTTCCTTACAAAGTTATCAAGTCGATACTGCATCCGATGGAATTGAAGCTCTAAAAAAAATCAAAGACAATGATTATGATTTAGTATTATTAGATATTATGATGCCCAAGATGTCAGGTTATGAAGTGTGCAATAATTTAAGAGAAGTAAAGTCTATTTATGATTTGCCTGTAATTATGCTAACAGCCAAAAATCAGCCGCAAGATATTGTAGTAGGATTCGATATGGGAGCAAATGACTATTTGGTGAAACCTTTTGAGAAGACCGAACTTCTTGCTAGAGTCAAAACTTTAGTCTCTTTAAAAATGTCTGTCAGAGATGCAATTGAAAATGCAAAACTTGCGAATACAGACATGTTAACTGGGCTGGATAATCGTCGTTATCTATTTGAGCAAGCTAATCATGAATTTGATTTGGCAAAAGGGTCAAATAAAAATTTATCTCTACTTATGCTCGACATCGATCATTTTAAAAAGTTCAACGATACCTATGGTCACGATACGGGTGACGAAATAATTAAAATGGTTGCTCGCGGACTACGTAAGGCAACACGTGAATTAGACATCATAGGACGATACGGCGGAGAAGAGTTTACCGTAATTCTTCCGAATACAGACAGCGTAGAAGCTATGGCAGTGGCAGAAAACATACGCAAAACCATAGAACAGAGGACATTCATATCAGAAAAATACGGTGAATTAAAATGCACTATCAGTATAGGTGTCGCAGTTTTATCCAAACACTCCTACAAAATACAAGATCTATTTAAAATGGCGGATAACAATCTATATACCGCAAAACGAAATGGACGAAATAGAGTAGAAATTGACTAG
- a CDS encoding alpha/beta hydrolase, producing the protein MAKKNKSKTIKEEFISINGIEIHIEIRKGKKNPIICLHGLSGNLYSWDKLSQYLHSKGYSVYAYDLRGRGFSTKERIEYGFLNHIEDLRKIIEHYKLKKVILLGHSFGAMLAVRFAIHFPELVKGLILMDGGGILSTFQKLKILKVLQPSYERLGKIFPDQNTYLQQIKDSPLIPNWTLAIENYFIKELHSVNGGYTCHMPPYVMEDELKQMGGAIYPLQIFKQLFMSPFETIKKIKQGKSLEFEKILCPTLLFRATKMNLFPNDDLLPQKSFAEMLRRIPNAIGLELSTNHYGMVFDTISERDESMVKFLHSID; encoded by the coding sequence ATGGCAAAAAAAAATAAATCTAAAACTATCAAGGAAGAATTCATTTCTATAAATGGAATTGAAATTCATATTGAGATACGGAAAGGAAAGAAAAATCCAATTATTTGTTTACACGGACTTTCTGGAAATTTGTATTCTTGGGATAAACTTTCCCAATATCTACATTCAAAAGGCTATTCAGTGTATGCCTATGACTTACGAGGACGCGGATTTTCCACAAAAGAGAGAATAGAATACGGATTCTTAAATCATATCGAAGATCTCAGAAAAATAATAGAGCACTACAAGTTAAAAAAAGTAATTCTTCTCGGACACTCTTTTGGAGCAATGCTTGCAGTCAGATTTGCAATTCATTTTCCCGAATTAGTAAAAGGATTAATTCTAATGGATGGCGGCGGAATACTATCTACTTTTCAAAAATTAAAAATTCTAAAAGTACTTCAACCGTCTTACGAAAGATTGGGAAAAATTTTCCCTGACCAAAATACTTACTTACAACAAATTAAAGACTCCCCATTGATACCAAACTGGACTTTGGCGATTGAAAATTATTTTATTAAAGAATTACATTCAGTCAATGGAGGGTATACTTGCCATATGCCGCCCTATGTAATGGAAGACGAATTAAAACAAATGGGTGGAGCCATTTATCCATTACAAATATTTAAGCAACTTTTTATGAGTCCTTTTGAAACCATAAAAAAAATTAAACAAGGAAAAAGTTTAGAATTCGAGAAAATTCTCTGTCCCACTCTATTGTTTCGAGCTACCAAAATGAATTTATTTCCGAACGATGACCTGCTTCCCCAAAAAAGTTTTGCAGAAATGCTCAGGCGTATTCCAAATGCAATCGGATTAGAGTTATCTACAAACCACTATGGAATGGTTTTTGATACGATATCCGAAAGAGATGAGTCCATGGTGAAATTTTTACATTCGATTGATTGA
- a CDS encoding GNAT family N-acetyltransferase, with protein sequence MITKELNIVLPATRNLEVRLAENQLEVEQALALRYEVFNEEMGEGLLASRETKKDRDNYDYYCHHLIVLDKDRNNKVVGTYRILPKEIALKNIGFYSENEFDLTNIYSLKEGVAEVGRSCVHPEYRGGSVISLLWIGLGTYMKENNIRYLMGCGSIHNTNPLHGSEVYAYLKHNQALAHEKFFVHPKESYKLLGFDSNYVIENIKETNKKIPPLIKGYIRLGAKISGFPALDLEFGTIDVFVIFDSEKINEKYGKHYL encoded by the coding sequence ATGATAACGAAAGAGTTAAACATTGTATTACCAGCCACTAGAAATTTAGAAGTGAGACTTGCCGAAAACCAATTAGAAGTTGAACAAGCATTAGCCCTTCGGTATGAAGTATTTAACGAAGAAATGGGAGAAGGTTTACTCGCTTCAAGAGAAACCAAAAAAGATAGAGATAATTATGATTACTATTGTCATCACTTAATCGTTCTAGACAAGGATAGAAATAATAAAGTAGTTGGAACCTATCGCATTCTTCCAAAAGAAATCGCTCTAAAAAACATTGGTTTTTATTCCGAAAATGAATTTGACTTAACTAATATCTATTCTTTGAAAGAAGGTGTCGCAGAGGTGGGAAGAAGTTGTGTTCATCCTGAATATCGTGGGGGAAGCGTTATTTCCCTTCTTTGGATTGGGCTTGGGACTTATATGAAAGAGAATAATATTCGATATCTTATGGGTTGCGGGTCGATTCATAATACAAATCCGTTACATGGTTCAGAAGTATATGCCTATTTAAAACACAACCAAGCTCTAGCGCATGAGAAATTCTTTGTTCACCCAAAAGAATCATACAAATTACTTGGATTTGATTCTAATTATGTAATCGAAAACATAAAAGAAACAAATAAAAAAATTCCTCCCCTTATTAAAGGATACATAAGATTAGGCGCAAAAATTTCTGGCTTTCCTGCCCTCGATCTAGAATTTGGTACCATTGATGTATTTGTAATCTTCGACTCAGAAAAAATTAACGAAAAGTATGGTAAACACTATTTATAA